A portion of the Manihot esculenta cultivar AM560-2 chromosome 2, M.esculenta_v8, whole genome shotgun sequence genome contains these proteins:
- the LOC110609826 gene encoding U-box domain-containing protein 5 isoform X1 produces MGTLLYPYSFKAHRSMCSELMKLVDRIARIFPEIEAARPRCSSGIQALCLLNGTIEKARKILRYCCDSSKLYLVLTGDVLVSRCQGSRNNFEQSLGQIQTMVPAMLAAEISQIIDDLNAATFMLDSSDEEAGKAVRKLIQQGTFISDSVEYSELGALQIAASRLHITSPKAILIEKRSIKKLLDKIGDNDPTKKKILKYFLYLLRKYGNLIMDEQIENPSAEFEGSVAPTNSINTSVHSQSVEVDSDIGIPQYEVQTDVPSGGTPPEEFKCPISMRLMYDPVVIASGQSFERMWIQKWFDDGNDTCPKTKVKLPRCSLTPNTAMKDLISKWCEKYGITIPDPSTQLQAFHSLDISSTSIASLGSSMNDLHLPLDVSNISLGSLDASYSSDSSRTRFADGSSFTLTQKTDDCHRFQSHACIHETDSEFLMRLSELNWDFQCKMVEDVKNHLQSNLQSYQSMSSENFVDPLIQFLKDACGQCDARAQRAGCQLLLVFVSKNRSGLSYLHEDTFSLLVSFLDSEVSEETLAILEVLSGHPHCRTKISAAGALFPLLKILESQSKEFQEQAIKILHNLSSDSDICSQIIRLECIPKLVPFISEGRIARHCMVLLKRLCDTEEARVAVAETNGCISSIAELLERGSPEEQEHAVAVLLSLCSQRVQYCQLVMDEGVIPSLVDISLNGNDRAKATALELLRQLRDIEYGHE; encoded by the exons ATGGGGACACTGCTCTATCCTTATTCCTTTAAG GCCCATCGTTCAATGTGCTCAGAGTTAATGAAATTAGTTGATAGAATTGCACGTATATTTCCAGAAATAGAAGCAGCTCGGCCACGATGCTCATCAGGAATACAGGCACTATGCTTGTTAAATGGCACAATTGAGAAAGCAAGGAAAATTCTCCGATACTGCTGCGATTCTAGCAAGCTATATTTG GTATTAACTGGGGATGTACTAGTCTCAAGATGTCAAGGATCAAGGAACAATTTTGAACAAAGTTTAGGCCAAATTCAAACTATGGTTCCAGCTATGTTGGCTGCTGAG ATCTCTCAAATTATTGATGATCTAAATGCAGCCACATTTATGCTGGACTCTTCTGATGAGGAGGCTGGTAAGGCTGTGCGTAAACTAATTCAGCAGGGCACTTTTATATCTGATTCAGTGGAATATTCTGAACTGGGAGCTCTTCAAATTGCTGCTTCAAGGCTTCATATTACATCTCCAAAGGCTATATTAATAGAGAAAAGATCCATTAAGAAGCTGTTAGATAAAATTGGTGATAATGACCCTACCAAAAAGAagatcttaaaatattttttgtatctGCTGAGGAAGTATGGAAACTTGATTATGGATGAGCAAATAGAGAATCCCAGCGCTGAATTTGAAGGATCAGTTGCACCGACAAATTCCATCAATACTTCTGTACATAGCCAATCTGTTGAAGTAGACTCGGACATCGGAATTCCACAGTATGAGGTGCAAACTGATGTTCCAAGTGGAGGTACACCCCCTGAGGAATTTAAGTGCCCCATATCCATGAGATTGATGTATGATCCTGTTGTTATTGCTTCTGGACAATCATTTGAAAGGATGTGGATACAAAAGTGGTTTGATGATGGTAACGACACATGTCCAAAAACAAAAGTGAAACTGCCCCGCTGTTCACTAACTCCAAACACAGCCATGAAAGACCTGATATCGAAATGGTGTGAAAAGTATGGGATCACCATTCCTGATCCAAGTACACAATTGCAAGCGTTTCACTCGTTGGACATATCTTCTACATCCATTGCTAGCTTAGGCAGCTCTATGAATGATCTACACCTTCCACTGGATGTCAGCAATATATCACTTGGGTCTTTAGATGCTAGTTACAGTTCAGACTCTTCACGCACTAGGTTTGCAGATGGATCTAGTTTTACGTTGACTCAGAAAACTGATGATTGCCATCGATTTCAATCTCATGCATGCATACATGAGACAGATTCAGAGTTTTTAATGAGACTTTCTGAGCTTAATTGGGACTTCCAGTGCAAAATGGTTGAAGATGTCAAAAACCATTTGCAATCTAATCTTCAATCTTATCAGTCTATGTCATCTGAGAATTTTGTTGATCCTCTCATTCAATTTCTGAAAGATGCATGTGGGCAATGTGATGCAAGAGCTCAGAGAGCTGGATGTCAATTGTTACTTGTATTTGTGAGCAAAAACAG AAGTGGATTATCGTACTTACATGAAGATACATTTAGTCTGCTGGTGTCTTTCCTCGACTCTGAAGTATCTGAAGAGACTCTTGCAATACTTGAAGTGTTGTCCGGCCATCCACATTGTAGAACTAAAATCTCGGCAGCTGGTGCTCTTTTTCCCTTATTGAAGATCCTTGAGTCACAGAGCAAAGAATTCCAGGAACAAGCCATTAAAATTCTGCATAACCTGTCCTCAGATAGCGACATTTGTTCCCAAATTATACGGTTGGAGTGCATCCCAAAGCTAGTTCCATTCATAAGTGAAGGCAGAATTGCAAGACATTGTATGGTTCTGTTGAAAAGATTATGTGATACTGAAGAGGCTAGGGTTGCTGTTGCTGAAACAAATGGATGCATTTCTTCCATTGCTGAACTACTTGAGAGAGGCAGTCCTGAAGAACAGGAGCATGCGGTGGCTGTTCTTCTTTCTTTATGTTCTCAGCGTGTCCAATATTGTCAGTTGGTCATGGATGAAGGGGTTATTCCGTCCCTTGTTGATATATCCCTCAACGGAAATGATAGAGCAAAAGCAACTGCTTTGGAATTGCTTCGGCAATTGAGAGATATTGAGTATGGCCATGAATAA
- the LOC110609826 gene encoding U-box domain-containing protein 5 isoform X2: protein MVPAMLAAEISQIIDDLNAATFMLDSSDEEAGKAVRKLIQQGTFISDSVEYSELGALQIAASRLHITSPKAILIEKRSIKKLLDKIGDNDPTKKKILKYFLYLLRKYGNLIMDEQIENPSAEFEGSVAPTNSINTSVHSQSVEVDSDIGIPQYEVQTDVPSGGTPPEEFKCPISMRLMYDPVVIASGQSFERMWIQKWFDDGNDTCPKTKVKLPRCSLTPNTAMKDLISKWCEKYGITIPDPSTQLQAFHSLDISSTSIASLGSSMNDLHLPLDVSNISLGSLDASYSSDSSRTRFADGSSFTLTQKTDDCHRFQSHACIHETDSEFLMRLSELNWDFQCKMVEDVKNHLQSNLQSYQSMSSENFVDPLIQFLKDACGQCDARAQRAGCQLLLVFVSKNRSGLSYLHEDTFSLLVSFLDSEVSEETLAILEVLSGHPHCRTKISAAGALFPLLKILESQSKEFQEQAIKILHNLSSDSDICSQIIRLECIPKLVPFISEGRIARHCMVLLKRLCDTEEARVAVAETNGCISSIAELLERGSPEEQEHAVAVLLSLCSQRVQYCQLVMDEGVIPSLVDISLNGNDRAKATALELLRQLRDIEYGHE from the exons ATGGTTCCAGCTATGTTGGCTGCTGAG ATCTCTCAAATTATTGATGATCTAAATGCAGCCACATTTATGCTGGACTCTTCTGATGAGGAGGCTGGTAAGGCTGTGCGTAAACTAATTCAGCAGGGCACTTTTATATCTGATTCAGTGGAATATTCTGAACTGGGAGCTCTTCAAATTGCTGCTTCAAGGCTTCATATTACATCTCCAAAGGCTATATTAATAGAGAAAAGATCCATTAAGAAGCTGTTAGATAAAATTGGTGATAATGACCCTACCAAAAAGAagatcttaaaatattttttgtatctGCTGAGGAAGTATGGAAACTTGATTATGGATGAGCAAATAGAGAATCCCAGCGCTGAATTTGAAGGATCAGTTGCACCGACAAATTCCATCAATACTTCTGTACATAGCCAATCTGTTGAAGTAGACTCGGACATCGGAATTCCACAGTATGAGGTGCAAACTGATGTTCCAAGTGGAGGTACACCCCCTGAGGAATTTAAGTGCCCCATATCCATGAGATTGATGTATGATCCTGTTGTTATTGCTTCTGGACAATCATTTGAAAGGATGTGGATACAAAAGTGGTTTGATGATGGTAACGACACATGTCCAAAAACAAAAGTGAAACTGCCCCGCTGTTCACTAACTCCAAACACAGCCATGAAAGACCTGATATCGAAATGGTGTGAAAAGTATGGGATCACCATTCCTGATCCAAGTACACAATTGCAAGCGTTTCACTCGTTGGACATATCTTCTACATCCATTGCTAGCTTAGGCAGCTCTATGAATGATCTACACCTTCCACTGGATGTCAGCAATATATCACTTGGGTCTTTAGATGCTAGTTACAGTTCAGACTCTTCACGCACTAGGTTTGCAGATGGATCTAGTTTTACGTTGACTCAGAAAACTGATGATTGCCATCGATTTCAATCTCATGCATGCATACATGAGACAGATTCAGAGTTTTTAATGAGACTTTCTGAGCTTAATTGGGACTTCCAGTGCAAAATGGTTGAAGATGTCAAAAACCATTTGCAATCTAATCTTCAATCTTATCAGTCTATGTCATCTGAGAATTTTGTTGATCCTCTCATTCAATTTCTGAAAGATGCATGTGGGCAATGTGATGCAAGAGCTCAGAGAGCTGGATGTCAATTGTTACTTGTATTTGTGAGCAAAAACAG AAGTGGATTATCGTACTTACATGAAGATACATTTAGTCTGCTGGTGTCTTTCCTCGACTCTGAAGTATCTGAAGAGACTCTTGCAATACTTGAAGTGTTGTCCGGCCATCCACATTGTAGAACTAAAATCTCGGCAGCTGGTGCTCTTTTTCCCTTATTGAAGATCCTTGAGTCACAGAGCAAAGAATTCCAGGAACAAGCCATTAAAATTCTGCATAACCTGTCCTCAGATAGCGACATTTGTTCCCAAATTATACGGTTGGAGTGCATCCCAAAGCTAGTTCCATTCATAAGTGAAGGCAGAATTGCAAGACATTGTATGGTTCTGTTGAAAAGATTATGTGATACTGAAGAGGCTAGGGTTGCTGTTGCTGAAACAAATGGATGCATTTCTTCCATTGCTGAACTACTTGAGAGAGGCAGTCCTGAAGAACAGGAGCATGCGGTGGCTGTTCTTCTTTCTTTATGTTCTCAGCGTGTCCAATATTGTCAGTTGGTCATGGATGAAGGGGTTATTCCGTCCCTTGTTGATATATCCCTCAACGGAAATGATAGAGCAAAAGCAACTGCTTTGGAATTGCTTCGGCAATTGAGAGATATTGAGTATGGCCATGAATAA